AGACGCATCCATCAAGACCAGAGTCGTGAATGTGACTAAGGGAACTTTCTACTCTCTATCTTTCAACTTTGCTAGGACCTGTGCTCAAGAAGAGAAACTCAATGTGTCGGTGTCGCCTAGTACTGAGCCTAATGACTGGGGAATGCTGCCTATGCAGACAATGTATAGTAGTGATGGTTGGGACTCCTATTCGTGGGGTTTCTTGGCCCAAGCTAGTGAAATTGAAATCACGTTACACAATCCAGCAATTGAGAAGGACCCAGCTTGTGGCCCACTCATTGATTTCATCGCTCTCAAGGCTTTAAAAAACCCACATAGACTAAAAGGTAAACTCCCTCTCTCTTGTCCATGTGCATTTAAGTTGGCAACGTGAAACTTTTATACTATGTGTGTCTAAAAGTTAGTAAAGTTCAAATTCtaatgcataaaatgaaaagcaGGCAACATGTTGAAGAACGGAAACTTCGAAGAGGGTCCATATATCTTCCCCAACACAAGCTGGGGTGTTCTAATTCCACCAAACATTGAGGATGATCACTCACCTTTGCCCGGATGGATTATCGAATCACTCAAGGCAGTAAAATACGTTGATGCTGAACACTTCACCGTGCCAGAGGGCAAGCGCGCCATTGAGCTTGTGGCTGGAAGAGAAAGCGCAATAGCACAAGTAGTGAGGACTCAGAAAGGAAAAGTTTATGACCTCATGTTTTCGGTAGGAGATGCCAGCAATTCCTGCCAAGGGTCTATGCTTATAGAGGCATTTGCCGGACAGATCACTTTGAGAGTCCCCTATGAATCCACAGGTAATGGCGGATTCAAACGGGCCAAGCTTCGGTTCAAAGCAGTTTCAGAGCGCACCAGGGTCAGGTTCTTGAGCACATACTACCACATGAAGAATGATCACTCTGGCTCCTTGTGTGGTCCTGTGGTTGATGATGTGAGATTAGTCGGAGTTCGCCATCCATAAATTACATAGATCATTTACTTGGTAGTAATATAAAGTTATTAGTTATTACTTAAAGTCGcgtctccctttctttcttattaCAGCATTTGCTTATGCGAGGGAATGAGTTACTGTTCCATGCAATGTTACAATAGCAGAGACGATCCTTTTTCTATATTGCAAAAGCAATTAGAGGGTTTAAATCATTTAGTCTTCGGTGTCATATCTTACATGTACCTACTGAATTTCAAGATATCAAATAAAATTACCTTCATGAATACACTCATTTGCTGTCAATTTTTAATTAGATGAATCCAAACTATATCTTCTTTACTTTTTGATAAATAGGTAATCCAAACTCTGTATTAGATTCCAAAGAAGAGATAAATCTAAACAAATCAGTGCCAGGCATACTTAACAAGGTATGGTTAAGAAACTAAGCTAGGAGCACACACATTTTTCTAAACTCTTATCCATTCTAAATTGCTATTCTAGTCTGATAATCTCTGATTATCTCATCCGACAATGCAATTTAATTCCAATTTCTTTTCTTATTGATTTGTTCAGTCATCTGAAACTGAAACTCACTCGCTGTGGTCCAAAATTCACTAAGAGAGGGAAATTTAaggtcttcttttattttttctatgTACTAATAGAACAATTACCCCTCTTACTAATATCATCTCTTTTCCTATGTACTGCTTCCCCTATTCTCTAGAAATGAAGAACACCAAAAACCAGAAACAGTCTGAGAGGCAGAAAGTACTGCAAAATCGTGCATAGCTAGTCAGGAAGAGCGAAAACACAGTTTTTACCATTATGTCGAGCCCGAAAAGGTCAAAAAAAGTCAGGCATGACGTATTTTGCCAAAGTTTGTAAGGATTACCTTAGTGATAAGACCTAGATTAGGAGGATGAGTACATCCATAATCAAAGCCAGAAGCTGCTTCATTAGCATAAAGCTGTGAAAATCAATCACTCAGTTTTCCGGGTCGTGAACATCTAACCTTCATCACTAGGCTCATCGACCACCTCAATTTCCGCCTCCATGGCCCTTTGTTTCTTCCTCATTCCTCAATGTATGCTACACCAAAGAGATAGTAATAAGAAATTAGTGACATCGAGATCCACAAGCTTGGTGACCTTAAGACATACTGTCACACTTACAAAGCTCCATTTAACTTATAACAAGAGATTAATGTTTCTTCTATAGACTGACTGGAAAAGGTTAAAGCACTATGCAAAGTAACTAAACTTAGTTTGTGCAAATATATTGGTCTATGGGAAATACTGTTGAAAGacaaagagcctgtttggatgggcttttTTTAAGCAGCTTATCCAAACaggctaactttttttttttttttggcttattttaagcacaaaatggcttataagctggccagccaaacacttaaaaatgctgaaaacagcttataagaacagcttataagctgttttcaacaacttataagctaagccaaacgggctcaaagACCCCATTATTTTCATTTCAGGAACCGATTGCTGAAGAACTAGCTCAACCAGATCTCAGTTAATAAAAATTGAATGTCACAGCAGAAGTCTCAAACAAGAATTACCACATCGCAGCACACAATTTACATAGGAAACATGGTCATAAAAACTGAAAATACCTTCGTGAGGCATGGATAACTGGATCTTCTTCGGGCTCATCTGAATAAGAAATGGTTGCAAAGCTAAGGAGCCCAACGACTCCAGCACCTATAACTTCAAATGCTCTGAAACACTTTTAAGTCCGGTAGATCCAAGCATGGATGGATGTTCATGGTTTGTTACAAAACACAGAACAATCCAGTTGGGCCATATATATTTCTTTAGCAATATAATTTGCAAAGCAGCAATGCCAATGTAAAGGTAAAAAATGTCACTACCTAAGCGGAAACTAGCACAAACCTGCAGCTTCAAATGATGCATGGAATCTACACTCTCTATATATTAGCAACAGATTAGCACTTTCTCTTCTTAACAAGATACTCTTGCTTCCGTGCTTCGTATATAAAGGGTCAAAAATCTTTGTATACACTATACTAGTAATCAAAGGCAATTATATCAGGTCCATTAAAATTAAAATACTCTGAACCAGAACAATGTAGTGTTACTTTTCTAATTTTAGGCACTCAAGAATTTTTCGctcattaaaaagaaaaatataacgAACAGTTGATTAAAACTGGttactacaacaacaattacatCTCAACATACTCTTTCATTCCAATGCCTTATTGGACAAATTAGTTCCCTAACACTAGAGAATCTCATTTTCTACTAACAAAAAGTGTTCTGACTTCAATATGCATTTAACCTATTATTCAACATGTTCAAAATTATTTAGTTAGCAAAATAACTAAAGGCGAACACCGATcggaaaaaattaatgaaatgaAACAATGCATTTAGATGAGAAGAAGATATCAACAGGGATTATAAACTAAATCACTGAGACATGGAAACAAACTAATTTTGCAAAATTGCAATTTCGACAATCactgaaaaaaatataaatagaaaatcTGAAAGGGTCAGTTTACGATGTTTGAAAGCTAGAACTCGTCTCTCTGGTTCTGTATGCTGCTCCCAAAACCACAGAATTGATGCATCCAAATCCTAAATTGAATAACAAAATCGAAACATTCGAGTTAGATTTGTCCAAAGAATGACAGTTAAGTGAAACCTGGACTCTCATTTCAGATTCGGGTATTTTAATAGCCCGCCAATTC
The nucleotide sequence above comes from Lycium barbarum isolate Lr01 chromosome 3, ASM1917538v2, whole genome shotgun sequence. Encoded proteins:
- the LOC132633324 gene encoding protein DUF642 L-GALACTONO-1,4-LACTONE-RESPONSIVE GENE 2-like, with the translated sequence MKMNTAILNIVLLFATINVALSVDDGLLPNGNFEQGPKPSQLKGTKVTDPHAIPHWELSGYVEYIKAGQTQGDMLLPVPEGAFAVRLGEDASIKTRVVNVTKGTFYSLSFNFARTCAQEEKLNVSVSPSTEPNDWGMLPMQTMYSSDGWDSYSWGFLAQASEIEITLHNPAIEKDPACGPLIDFIALKALKNPHRLKGNMLKNGNFEEGPYIFPNTSWGVLIPPNIEDDHSPLPGWIIESLKAVKYVDAEHFTVPEGKRAIELVAGRESAIAQVVRTQKGKVYDLMFSVGDASNSCQGSMLIEAFAGQITLRVPYESTGNGGFKRAKLRFKAVSERTRVRFLSTYYHMKNDHSGSLCGPVVDDVRLVGVRHP